TTGTTAAAAGGAGCCAGAACTGCGATCGCAAATGCTCAAGGTTCAGTGTGGCTCAATCCCAAAAGTACCCCAGCATTAGCCCGTGGTGGTAGTGGCGATGTCTTAACTGGAATACTCGGCGGATTATTAGCGCAAGCAATTAAGAAACAAATTGCGATTGAAGATATGGTAGCAACTGCTTCTTGGTGGCATTCTCAAGCCGGAATTATAGCAGCCCAAGAGCGTACAGAATTAGGCGTTGATGCGTTTACATTAACGCAATATTTAATGAAATCTCTCAACTTGTAGTCAGCAATTCATTTGTCGTCATTGCGAATGGAGCGAAGCGGAATGTAGACACGAAGTGGCTTCCCGCAGGGTAGCAATCGCAGGGGTTAGGATTGCTTCGCTACCCTTCGGGAACGCTTTCAGCGAACGCTCGCAATGACTGCAAATAATTTTGTTCATTTACTTATTTGAATTCACCCTTTTTCCTTTTCCCCCTTCACCGAACCATATTAAGTTAACATCATCCCAAACCGAAGAACTTAGAAATTACAGGCAATAATTTATTACCAGCTTCCACCAGTGAAGCCACAGCAGGTAAGCCTGTAAATATTCCTTTCAACATGGTGATTGCAGTCTTTGCAGTCTTCTTCGTTGCATTTTCTTGGGGATTTTTCGCCGCTTCTGCTAAACTTTGCACCTGTTCTAACGCGTCGGCTTTATCGTCATCTGATAACTCTGTTGACTGGGAAATTGCTGCTTGCAATTGCGTCAACAATTCTTTGATTCCGGGTTTCTCTGCTTCCGGGGAATCGGGTAACTGATTGAGGGCAATACTCACATTACCGCTAATCGTTCCCAGGTTGGCGACAGAACCACCCCCAGCAATACCGCTATTATTGTCACCTACAATATTGATGCTACTACTGTTATCAGACACTTTGTTATCTCCTTGGATATAGTATTTCGGCTGCTGAAGTGCAGTCGTGAGCATATTTTTTAAATCATCAATGTAACTATCTTTTTCTATCAGCAATAATTGCAGACTTTGGGGCAAAGCCTTGAGTTGATTATAGTCATCAAAATATTTTGCACTCAGTTGGGATTTATCACTCCCTGGTGCGGTTTTGGCTCTGAGTAATAATTTATCGTCGCCGCGTTTCTCCATTGCGACAATTTCTAACTCCGCTTCTGGGTGATTTTCTGCCAGGTTTTTGAATGCAATTGCAATGGCGCGGGGGTCAACGCTTTGATTGTGGTAAAGGTCGAGGGTGTCAAAAATTGGCTTGATAAAGTCGCCAAAGTCACCGTCTTGGAATACTTCTTGTTTATTATCTGGTTTGCGGTGGGGGTCGGGGTTTTCTTTGGTGGGTAAGCGCATGAAGATATACTCACACCTCACACCATACAATTTAGTTTCACTACTAATCCCCCAATCTTCAATGAATGAACCTGTGAGGGTTGCACCTGTTAAATCGGTTGCTTCTAGTTGGGTTTGCTTGAGTTTGGCTCTGGATAAATCCGCATCTTGCAAATTAGCTTCACTCAGGTCAGCGCCGATAAAGCTAGCATCTGCTAAGTTTGCCGATTGTAAGTTGATACCTCGCAGGTTTTGGTGGTCAAAGTTTTTATCCTGTCCCTGTCCTGTAATTAGCAATTCTCGGACTTGTGATTTCTTAAGGTAAGTTGAGCCAGGACGAACGCGGTCAAGCATTTTGACTTGATGCCAACGGGTATTAGTCAGGATAGTATTGCGGAAATCTGTACTTTTGAGTGTAGCTTTGGTGAAATCAGCATTAGTTAAAGTAGCGTTACGAAAACTTGTACCGCCTGTGGCTGCAAAGGCAATAGCAATATTACGAATCAAGGCATATTTTTCGTCTCCTTTCATTGCTTGCCAACCGATGTAGATACTAAGTACAGCACCGACAACGGTAACAGTAAAGGAGAAAGCAACACCTAAGGCTCCGACTCCAGCAGTAGCGAAGGTGAAGGCAATGGCTAAGGCTAATGTAATGACTCCGGCGAAAGCGGCGGCGAAGGCGAAGCCTCCGATAACGGCGAAAGCAACGGCGAAGGCAAAGGCGAATGCAAAGGCTCCGGCGAAGGCTCCGGCGAAGGTGAAGCCTCCGATAACAGCTCCGCCGAGGAAGGCTTCAAAAACGAGGAAAGCAAAAGCTAAGGCTCCAGTAACAGCGAAAGCGACGGCGATTAAACTAACCCCTATGCCTTGGCGAATTGTAACAAAGAAAAAGACAATCAATAAAATTAAAACAGTCCAGCCTGGAATACGATTACCTGTGGAGCCGATAAATATTAACGATACCAATGCACCGTTGATAGCCCATAAAAATCCAGACACTCCTGACAATAACAAGGAAATCAGAACTAAAAAAATTGCCCAACGGCGTTGCAGTCCCGCTTTGGCATGGCTGAAGTTTGCATCTGTTAAATTAGCATTGGTGAAATTTGCCCCTCGGATGTCGGCATAGCTAAAGTTTGCACCCGCAAGGTCTTGTCCTTTGAAGTTGCGTCCTCGGAGATTTTGCCCAGAAAAGTCTAACGCCATGTTCCACTGCACACAGATGAGCAAATTTTACTACACGCTTAAGCCTGTATATTTAGCAATGATGAGATATTTTTAGGGCATTGGGGAGCCACTGCGTTGGACGGGTTTCCCGGCTTGAAGCAAGTGGCGTCATTGGGCATTGGCAACAAGCCTCTACTTCTCGTGAATGAAGCTCGGAAGTTCATTAATGAGGTTATTTTCTTCTTTAATGAAGCTCGGAAGTTCATTAATGAGGTTATTTTCCTCGTTAATGAGGCTCAGAAGTTCATCAATGAGGTTATTTTCCTCGTTAACGAGGCTCAGAAGTTCATTAATGAGGTTATTTTCCTCGTTAATGAGGCTCAGAAGTTCATTAATGAAGCTATTTTCCTCTTTAATGAGGCTCGGAAGTCCATTAATGAGGTTATTTTCCTCGTTAATGAGGCTCGGAAGTCCATTAATGAGGTTATTTTCTTTATTAAACAGTAAATATACTGAAGCGATCGCGCTGTGGAATTGTTTAGGCGATTGGTTTATTGCAAAATTATACTTACTGAGTAAGCGTCAGCCCTTGAGTTACGATAATACTTGCAAATACCTCGCAGAAACCTACCCAGCCGATTTCGCCAGATGGCTACTTGCATCTGACACTTCAGATATCCAGGTTCTCAAAACCGAACTGACTCTCGAACCGATTCGCGCTGATTCTGTTACCTTTCTGCAAATCGCCAATCAAATCCTGCATTTAGAGTTTCAAACTTCACCCAAATCCATACCACCCCTTGACTTTCGGATGCTGGATTACTACACCAGATTAAAACGCCAATACTGGTGTGAGATTCAGCAGGTACTAATTTTCCTGCAATTCACATCTTCAGAAATTGCTTATCAAACTCAATATGTAGATACCAACACCATACATAAATACCGTGTCATTCGCCTTTGGGAAGAAGATCCCAAACCTTTACTAGCGAACCCCGCACTTTTACCTTTAGCGACATTAGCGCAAAGCAACTCACCCCCAGATTTGTTACAACAAGTCGCGGCGGCTGTGGATATGATTGAAGAAACAGACGAGCGCCAGAACATATCAGCTTGCGTCCAAGTTCTAGCTGGTTTGCGGTTTGAGAAGAATTTGATTACACAGCTTTTTCGAGAGGAAATTATGCAAGAATCTGTGATTTACCAGGATATTTTGCAGAAGGGATTACAACAGGGAGAAGAACGAGGAAAGAAACAAGAAGCGCTAAAACTGGTTCTGCGTCAGTTGACTCGTCGTTTAGGTGCAATTGAATCCCAGACACAAGAGCAGATTCGCACTTTATCTATCGCTCAACTAGAAGAATTAGCTGAGGCGCTGTTAGATTTCACTAGCCAAGCTGATTTAGTGAATTACCTCACAAATATCTCCCCAGCTTAACCAGATACAGGAAAATAAGCGATCGCCTGAATAATTGACAGGACTTACGCAACTGGCACAATGCGATCGTTAGTTCATAGTACATATGTATTAATTAAATCTGATTTTGAAAGCTTTGCCTTCGTAATAGAAGTCGCTGTCTTGGAAGTACTATCGAAATATTCGTGAGAAAATAGGTAGAGGTTATATTAGATAAATTTCGCTAAGGGTAATGAGATTTACTAAGCTTAATTACTGCCAATATTTATTAAGTAGTCAAATTAATTATACAATTACCAATTTGGCAGAGCATTTAGAGAGTATTAGTCATGACGCAATTAACTATTATTTGAAAACCGAAAAATTAACACCTCGTTTACTATGGGATAACGTGAAAGAGGTCGTTGAGTCTGATGAAAATGGTTACATCATATTTGATGATAGCGTTTTAGATAAAAAGTATTCTGAAGAAATAGAAATAGTCAGAAGACAATATAGTGGTAATGAGCATGGTGTCCTGAAAGGCATTGGTGTAGTTAGCTGCGTGTATGTCAACCCTACACTTCAAAGATTTTGGGTCATAGATTATCGAATTTTTAATCCTGATGTCGATGGGAAAACCAAGATAGACCATGTGAAAGATATGCTCCAAAACCTTGTGTATCATAAGCTTTTACCATTTGATACTGTTTTGATGGATACATGGTATGCGGTACACAGTTTAATGCTATATATTGATAGCTTAGACAAAATTTATTATTGCCCTTTAAAAAATAATCGTTTAGTTGATGATACATTTGGTCAAGAAAAATATAAACGGATTGAATTATTAGAATGGAACCAAGAAGAATTAGACTGTGGTAAAATCATAAAAATTAAAGGATTCCCAGCTAATAAAAAAGTGAAACTATTCCGGGTTACTGTTTCTACCAACAGAACGGATTATGTCGCCACTAACGATTTATCTCAAAGTTCCACGGATGTTGTACAACAGGTGTGTAAAATTCGTTGGAAAATAGAGGAGTTTCACAGGGAAATTAAACAACTAACTGGCATTGAATCTTGCCAGTGTCGGAAAGCTAGACTCCAAAGAAATCATATTGCTTGTGCAATGTTGGTTTGGGTTAGGTTAAAGAATTTAGCCTATAGAACTGGCAAAACTATCTATCAAATCAAGCATAACTTGCTTTCTAATTATTTAATTCAGCAACTGAAGCGCCCAAGTATTTTTATGTGCTTGGTTTGATTTATATTGTCGCGTGTCAGGGCTTTGCCCTGCCTGCTATTTGTGCCAATTGCGTAAGTCCTAATTGAGTAAGGCGATCGCTTAACTTTTAAGATAGCCGCTACACAGTTTAAGTTGTTTGGCTAAAACTATAATATTAATGAAAATATTGAGGTATAGACTCAAATATGAGTACTTTGCCAGAAATCGAAGCTGCTATCAAAAAATTACCGGAAAATGATATTCGTCATCTAGCTGCTTGGCTGGAAGAATATTTAGAACAAATGTGGGATCAACAAATCGAAACTGATTTGGTATCGGGAAAATTAGATAAACTAATCGCCAAAGCCGAAGCTGATATTGCAGCAAACCAGGTGCGAGTTGTAACTGTAGGGGCACGGCACCAGTAAGATATTTGATATGCCAGAAGATTGTGGATGCCCATTGGTGTCAACTTAAGCTGAAAGCTATATCGGGCAAGCGTTGTACAAATCCTCCACACCCTCATCCCCAAACCCCTTCTCCCACAGGAGAAGGGGATTTTAATCTCTATCTCCCCTCTCCTGCGGGAGAGGGGCTGGGGGTGAGGGCAAAATGTTATCACACAGAGAGTTTCACGTTAAGTTGACACCAATGGTGGATGCCGTGCCCCTACGACCGATATTGTTCTCAATTACTAAATATTCGCCTGTTGCCGTTGATAAAGTGACCAGTACAATCCCTTTTGTTGCAACAATTGCTGATGTGTACCGCGTTCCGCAATTACGCCTTGTTCCATTACCAAAATTAAATCCGCACGTTTCAGGGGAGCAAAACGGTGTGCAATCAGAAAAACGGTGCGGTTGGCAGAAATTTTTTGTAGATTTTGCAGCACTTGCTGTTCGGTTTCACTATCTAAAGCGCTGGTAGCTTCATCCAAAATTAAAATTGGTGCAGAAGAAAGGAACAACCGCGCTAAGGCTATCCGTTGTCTTTGTCCGCCAGATAAAGCTGTACCGCGTTCGCCCACGTTGGTTTCGTAACCGTAGGGTAATTGACTAATGAAGTCATGGGCTACAGCTAGTCTTGCAGCTTCTACTACTTGTTCTGCGGTAATATCAGGATTTCCCAGAGTGATATTTTCTAATATTGAACCGTTGAATAAAAAGTCTTCTTGGAGAACGACACCAATTTGTTGTCTGAGAGAAGCTAAATCAGCACTTTTTATATCAAAACCATCTATTAAAATGCGTCCTGATTCAATTTGATAAAGGCGTTGCAATAATTTAGAAAGGGTACTTTTACCTGAACCACTGCGTCCCACAATCCCGACAAATTGCCCTGGTTCAACATTAAAAGATATACCCCGTAAAACTGGTTCGGTACTTGCTTGATAGCGGAAAAATACTTGCTCAAAAGTGATTTGTCCGTTCAATGCAGGTAAAACTAAACCTGTTCCTGGTTCTGCTTCGGGAGCAACATTGAGAATATCACCAATTCTGTCTACTGAAAGGAGAACTTGTTGCAGATTTTGCCACAACTGCACTAAACGTAACAATGGCCCGGTGACTCTTCCCGACAACATTTGAAAAGCTACCAGTTGCCCGATAGTTAGTTTGTGATCGATAACTAATTTGGCTCCAAACCAGAGAATTAATAATGTCGAAAAATTAGTAAGAAAGTCACCGAGATTGCTGCTGATATTTGAGGTGGTAGAAGCTTTGAAACTGGTGCGAATGAAGCGAGCAAATAAGCCTTCCCAGCGATCGCGTGCTACTGGTTCGGCTGCATGGGCTTTAACTGAGTGTATCCCGGTAACGGTCTCTACCAAAAATGATTGACTATCAGCACTGCGGTTAAAGGTTTCGTTCAGCCAACCGCGCAGAATTGGTGTCGCAACTATCGTTAAAGTTGCAAATAGTGGTAGTACTGCCAACGCCACAAAGGTGAGAGGGATATTGTAATAAAACATCAATGCTAAATACACCACAGCAAAGATGCTATCCAAAATCACCGTTAAGGCTGTACCTGTAAGAAACTGGCGGATTTGTTCGAGTTCTTGAACTCTAGCTACTGTGTCCCCGACGCGCCGCGACTCAAAATAAGCTAAAGGCAAACGCATTAAGTGGCGAAATAGCTGTGCCGATAAACTTAAATCTAAACGCCGTGCTGTATGGGTGAAGATAAATAGACGCAGAATTCCGAGTACAGCTTCAAATATGGCAACGAGTAAAAGTGCGATCGCCATGACATCGAGAGTCGGTAAACTCTCCTGTACCATGACTTTATCGATGACAACTTGAGTAATTAGCGGTGTCGCTAATCCCAAAAACTGCAACGTCAAAGACGCAAACAAGACTTCACCTAGTAATCCCCGATATTTCCAAACTGCGGGGGTAAACCAACTGAGGTTAAATTTTTCTTGCGTGGAGATGAGTTCTACTTGCCACATTTGCCCATCCCAAGCAGCTTCAACCACTGATTGGGGGAGACTTTCGCAAGTGCGATCGGTATTGAGGGGATTAGCTATAATTAGGCGATCGCCTTTCACTCCATAAGCCACTACCCAGGTAGGAGCCGATTGTGCGTCAGAATTCCACTGCATTAAAGCTGGAAATGACAACTGTCGCAAATCGCTCCAACTGATTTGCAATCGCTGCAACACCAAGCCTAACTTTTCTGCTGCTTCGACAACATTTTTGGGGCGTTGTCCTCTGAGTTGACGTTGTACCCATTCCAGTTTCACTGCATTATCCAAATGTTGCGCCACCATTGTTAAACAAGCGGCAGCTGTATTCCAACTCGCAACGAAAGGATAATTAGAGATTGTTGGCGTGGGTGATTGTGAGCTAGGACTGGGGAGTGAAGTTTGGGGACTGGGGGACAAGGAAGACAAGGAAGACAAGGGGGATAAGGAAGATAATGCTCCCTTGCTCCCGGCTCCCTGCCCCTCTGCCTCTTCTGCCTCCTCCCCTTCATCTTGCGAACCTTGCCAGAAGCTTTCCATTTCTGGCGTTAAAACTTCTGTCCACAGTGCTGTCTCCCAGCACACTACGATGACTTCTTTACTAGCAGCTACAGCTTTGCACTCTACAGATAACTTTTGTAAGTCACCAAACCAATCTCCTGGTTGTAAAGCTGCTAGTGGTTTGCCAACATCTTCTTCTCGCAAGCGAACTTTACCAGCGACAATAAAAAACTGATGACCGCCAGTTTTAGTTGACCAGATTTTTTCCCCAAGACGATACCGACGAATTTCTGACTGATTTTGTAATTGGGATTGTTGTTCAGGCGTCAGCCAGCATAGCGGCGGTTGATTCCACGGTACAGAAGCTAGCACGTTTATTCGTAAATATTGATTATCCAGAAGTTTTATTTCACTTGTAATTTGACTGTCAGCTTTTGAATTTTCTCTGCTAGCCATTTCTCAAACAACTCATTTTGTAGTGCTTGCTTTAGCTGAGTATCTTCTAAAGAGGCTGGCAGAAATTGTTCGACTCGAAACAAACCATAACGTCCGTCGATTTCTATTGGCCCGATCGTTTGTCCGGGAATTGCTGCATCAATCGCAGCCCTCAATTTATCTGGCAATGTCCCCCGGCTAATTGGCCCCATCATCCCATTGACAATGCGATCGTCCGCTAGTGAATACTCTTTAGCTAATTGCTCAAAACTACCTCCTTCTTCGATTTGAGTTTGTAGTTCTTCACTGAGTTCGCGATTATCAACAAAAATCCTCGAAAGTACCACCCTGTCTAGATAGATTTTGCGTTCAATAAAATATTCGGGGAGTTTTGGTTCTGTTACTAAAGCTTTCAGTTTTTCTAATTTAAAGCCAAAGGCAATTGATGCGTGAAATGTAGCGTAATCCGTACCATTTTTCTTTAACCATTCTTGGAAAATTTGGGGTTCAGTTAGGTTATTTTTGAGACGAAAATCAATAACTGTCTGTTCGGTTAATGCCGAACTGATATCAATATCGTCTCGCGTACTGATTTCTTGCTCAATTATGTACTGGCGAATAATATCTCCAATAAACTGCGTCAATTTGCCAGAGGCTTGCAGATATTTTACTGCCTGTTCAATAGAAATCGGTCGGTTATCAACAGTTAAAAATGATAAAGATTCCATAAACCTGTTACTTAGAAAAATGTTTAATAATTTATACGACCATAGTTGTAATAATATAGAGATAGCTAAATATTATTGGTTAAATTCGGCACATAAATCAATATTCTAAAAAAATTTTCTAAATTATTTTTCAATATCGATCGCAGTAGCCAGCGAGAAAGGAATTAACAAACTCAGCTTTTACCTCTCTAAAAATCTTGCATATATTTATATCTTTTAGAGGTAGTACAGAGACTCAAAATGTCAAAGTCCCTAACACTTTTACAAATGAGCAATGATAAATGACAATCCTTAAAAATTAACTTTCTAACTTTAAAAAGTAGGATAAATGAGCGACAAGAAAGACAAGGGGAAATAACTAATGACCATTGCCTCTTGCTTTTTGACTTTTGACTCTTGACCAAATCAAACAATCAAACTTGCCCATGTAAAAGCAAGTAACATAGCAGCGATCGCACCGATGAATGTATTAACAATATTTACTAGTTCATTGGTGAGCCAAGTATATTTAGATTGCAGCGTTGCACCAATCACACTTTCTAAACTGGTAGCAATCAAAGCAGCGATCGCACACCAAAATACCCCAAGAAAATCAATCAAACCGACTCCCCAACCCAAAAGAGCGATCGCAACAGAAGCCACCACCCCAGCTAAGGTTCCCTCTAAACTGACTGCGCCTTCTGTACCGCGAGGTACTGGTTGCATTGTGGTAATCAAAAAGGTTCGTTTACCGTATGCTTTACCCACCTCACTCGCACAAGTATCGGAAAGTTTGGTGCTAAAACTCGCCACATAGCCCAACAAAAGCAGAGATTTGAGACTGAGGGCTAGAGACTGAGGAATGGAAGTAAATAATCCTGCATTTAAGATTCCAATTCCTAAAGCACACAGCGCCGCAGTCAACGCCGAACCCCAAACATTTTCCGGGCCTCTAGCACCAGAACGCTTTTCAGCAATCCCTTCGGCTTCCTTTTGGGCTATTCCGATGCGCGTCACCCCGGAACCAACCAGAAAATAGAATGCTACTACTAGATACCCTTGCCAACCCAATGTTCCCCAAATAATCACGCCTAAGACCCAGGCGTGGAATAATCCAGCTGGCGTCAGCAGCTTTTTGGGAGCGATCCAAACTAAACCCAACAAAATTGCGTTTAATCCGACTCCCACCAACCAAGGATTTGCAGAATCAAAGAAAGAGAGCATCAGCAATACATCACAATTAGTTTTTCTTGAATATCAACACAATAGCGAATTTATCACTTAGATGCTTAATCCTTTTGACCCCATAATTCATGAATTACAGATTTTTTGTCCTCTTTCCGGATAAAGCTAGTATTCTGTTTGATGAATATTGGTTAATTTGTAGTCAGCAATACACTACTTATGTCCTGACTACAAAATTGATCTATCACTATACTCTTGACTTTTATTTAAAATTAGTATGATCGGGCGATTAAGAATAATTATTGTATAGGCAAAA
The genomic region above belongs to Calothrix sp. NIES-2098 and contains:
- a CDS encoding pentapeptide repeat-containing protein, yielding MALDFSGQNLRGRNFKGQDLAGANFSYADIRGANFTNANLTDANFSHAKAGLQRRWAIFLVLISLLLSGVSGFLWAINGALVSLIFIGSTGNRIPGWTVLILLIVFFFVTIRQGIGVSLIAVAFAVTGALAFAFLVFEAFLGGAVIGGFTFAGAFAGAFAFAFAFAVAFAVIGGFAFAAAFAGVITLALAIAFTFATAGVGALGVAFSFTVTVVGAVLSIYIGWQAMKGDEKYALIRNIAIAFAATGGTSFRNATLTNADFTKATLKSTDFRNTILTNTRWHQVKMLDRVRPGSTYLKKSQVRELLITGQGQDKNFDHQNLRGINLQSANLADASFIGADLSEANLQDADLSRAKLKQTQLEATDLTGATLTGSFIEDWGISSETKLYGVRCEYIFMRLPTKENPDPHRKPDNKQEVFQDGDFGDFIKPIFDTLDLYHNQSVDPRAIAIAFKNLAENHPEAELEIVAMEKRGDDKLLLRAKTAPGSDKSQLSAKYFDDYNQLKALPQSLQLLLIEKDSYIDDLKNMLTTALQQPKYYIQGDNKVSDNSSSINIVGDNNSGIAGGGSVANLGTISGNVSIALNQLPDSPEAEKPGIKELLTQLQAAISQSTELSDDDKADALEQVQSLAEAAKNPQENATKKTAKTAITMLKGIFTGLPAVASLVEAGNKLLPVISKFFGLG
- a CDS encoding toxin secretion ABC transporter ATP-binding protein: MASRENSKADSQITSEIKLLDNQYLRINVLASVPWNQPPLCWLTPEQQSQLQNQSEIRRYRLGEKIWSTKTGGHQFFIVAGKVRLREEDVGKPLAALQPGDWFGDLQKLSVECKAVAASKEVIVVCWETALWTEVLTPEMESFWQGSQDEGEEAEEAEGQGAGSKGALSSLSPLSSLSSLSPSPQTSLPSPSSQSPTPTISNYPFVASWNTAAACLTMVAQHLDNAVKLEWVQRQLRGQRPKNVVEAAEKLGLVLQRLQISWSDLRQLSFPALMQWNSDAQSAPTWVVAYGVKGDRLIIANPLNTDRTCESLPQSVVEAAWDGQMWQVELISTQEKFNLSWFTPAVWKYRGLLGEVLFASLTLQFLGLATPLITQVVIDKVMVQESLPTLDVMAIALLLVAIFEAVLGILRLFIFTHTARRLDLSLSAQLFRHLMRLPLAYFESRRVGDTVARVQELEQIRQFLTGTALTVILDSIFAVVYLALMFYYNIPLTFVALAVLPLFATLTIVATPILRGWLNETFNRSADSQSFLVETVTGIHSVKAHAAEPVARDRWEGLFARFIRTSFKASTTSNISSNLGDFLTNFSTLLILWFGAKLVIDHKLTIGQLVAFQMLSGRVTGPLLRLVQLWQNLQQVLLSVDRIGDILNVAPEAEPGTGLVLPALNGQITFEQVFFRYQASTEPVLRGISFNVEPGQFVGIVGRSGSGKSTLSKLLQRLYQIESGRILIDGFDIKSADLASLRQQIGVVLQEDFLFNGSILENITLGNPDITAEQVVEAARLAVAHDFISQLPYGYETNVGERGTALSGGQRQRIALARLFLSSAPILILDEATSALDSETEQQVLQNLQKISANRTVFLIAHRFAPLKRADLILVMEQGVIAERGTHQQLLQQKGLYWSLYQRQQANI
- a CDS encoding PpiC-type peptidyl-prolyl cis-trans isomerase, which translates into the protein MESLSFLTVDNRPISIEQAVKYLQASGKLTQFIGDIIRQYIIEQEISTRDDIDISSALTEQTVIDFRLKNNLTEPQIFQEWLKKNGTDYATFHASIAFGFKLEKLKALVTEPKLPEYFIERKIYLDRVVLSRIFVDNRELSEELQTQIEEGGSFEQLAKEYSLADDRIVNGMMGPISRGTLPDKLRAAIDAAIPGQTIGPIEIDGRYGLFRVEQFLPASLEDTQLKQALQNELFEKWLAEKIQKLTVKLQVK